One window from the genome of Nocardioides panaciterrulae encodes:
- a CDS encoding isocitrate lyase/PEP mutase family protein, protein MADPASRSVTLTPTARRGAELLRLHRDPALLRVVNVWDVVSATTVAAVEGTRALATASHSIAATLGYEDGEHIPVDLMLDMVGRIVRATELPVTADLEGGYGDPAETVRRAIGLGVVGANIEDQLRPVAEAAANVERIMRMAEQEGVDFVLNARTDAFSLGRNREPAVNLADAVERGRAYLDAGAPVVFVPARLDEEQVGALVDAFGPQRLTMIAIPGVPPLARLEELGVARVSYGPMSQNVALTALQHLVEDVHRGGGVPETMRILN, encoded by the coding sequence ATGGCCGACCCCGCGTCCCGATCCGTGACCCTCACCCCGACCGCCCGGAGGGGCGCCGAGCTGCTGCGCCTGCACCGTGATCCGGCGCTGCTGAGGGTCGTCAACGTCTGGGACGTCGTCAGCGCCACCACGGTCGCGGCGGTGGAGGGCACCCGCGCGCTGGCGACCGCGAGCCACTCGATCGCCGCCACGCTCGGCTACGAGGACGGCGAGCACATCCCGGTGGACCTGATGCTCGACATGGTGGGCCGCATCGTGCGGGCCACCGAGCTGCCGGTCACCGCCGACCTCGAGGGCGGGTACGGCGACCCGGCCGAGACCGTGCGGCGCGCCATCGGCCTGGGCGTGGTCGGTGCCAACATCGAGGACCAGCTCCGGCCGGTGGCCGAGGCCGCCGCCAACGTCGAGCGGATCATGCGGATGGCCGAGCAGGAGGGGGTCGACTTCGTGCTCAACGCCCGCACCGACGCCTTCTCCCTCGGGCGGAACCGCGAGCCGGCGGTGAACCTCGCGGACGCCGTCGAGCGCGGCCGCGCCTACCTCGACGCCGGTGCCCCGGTCGTCTTCGTCCCCGCGCGGCTGGACGAGGAGCAGGTCGGGGCGCTGGTCGACGCGTTCGGCCCGCAGCGGTTGACGATGATCGCCATCCCCGGCGTGCCGCCCCTGGCCAGGCTGGAGGAGCTCGGGGTGGCGCGGGTGTCCTACGGCCCGATGAGCCAGAACGTCGCGCTCACCGCCCTGCAGCACCTGGTCGAGGACGTGCACCGGGGTGGGGGCGTGCCGGAGACGATGCGCATCCTCAACTGA
- a CDS encoding proline iminopeptidase-family hydrolase, with product MDIDLASYLDDTGRPDRLSGGVRMVPVDTPAGEFRVWTRRFGNNPRLKVLLLHGGPGATSEYLEPFDSWLPGAGVEYYHYDQLGSLRSDHPEDPSLWEIDRFVDEVEQVRVALGLSSDNFVLYGQSWGGLLALEYALAHQEHLKGLVVSNMMASIPAYNEYAERVLMPRMDPAALAEIMRLEATGATGDPSYEALLLEHHYVHHVCRMPAEEWPEPVVRGFAHINQDIYVPLQGPSELGASGKLVDWDRTGDLHRITVPALVMGAEHDTMDPAHMRWMAEQLPAGRYHHSPEGSHLALVDDQETYMRGLLEFLGGL from the coding sequence GTGGACATCGACCTCGCCAGCTATCTCGACGACACCGGCCGCCCCGACCGCCTCTCCGGCGGGGTCCGGATGGTGCCGGTCGACACGCCCGCGGGCGAGTTCCGGGTGTGGACCAGGCGGTTCGGCAACAACCCGCGCCTGAAGGTGCTGCTGCTGCACGGCGGGCCCGGGGCCACCTCGGAGTACCTCGAGCCGTTCGACTCCTGGCTGCCGGGCGCCGGTGTCGAGTACTACCACTACGACCAGCTCGGGTCGCTGCGCAGCGACCACCCCGAGGACCCCTCGCTGTGGGAGATCGACCGGTTCGTCGACGAGGTCGAGCAGGTCCGGGTCGCCCTGGGCCTCTCCAGTGACAACTTCGTCCTCTACGGCCAGTCCTGGGGCGGCCTGCTCGCGCTGGAGTACGCCTTGGCCCACCAGGAGCACCTCAAGGGCCTGGTGGTGTCCAACATGATGGCCAGCATCCCCGCCTACAACGAGTACGCCGAGCGGGTGCTGATGCCGCGGATGGACCCCGCGGCGCTGGCCGAGATCATGCGGCTCGAGGCGACCGGCGCGACCGGCGACCCGTCGTACGAGGCGCTGCTGCTCGAGCACCACTACGTGCACCACGTCTGCCGGATGCCCGCCGAGGAGTGGCCCGAGCCGGTGGTGCGCGGGTTCGCGCACATCAACCAGGACATCTACGTGCCGCTGCAGGGGCCCAGTGAGCTCGGCGCCAGCGGCAAGCTCGTCGATTGGGACCGCACCGGCGACCTGCACCGGATCACGGTGCCGGCGCTGGTGATGGGCGCCGAGCACGACACCATGGACCCGGCGCACATGCGGTGGATGGCCGAGCAGCTGCCGGCCGGCCGCTACCACCACAGCCCCGAGGGCAGCCACCTCGCGCTCGTGGACGACCAGGAGACCTACATGCGCGGCCTGCTGGAGTTCCTGGGCGGGCTCTGA
- a CDS encoding ATP-binding protein — translation MASLNDPDSTPSEPAPAQVTAGGSPPDNAPRLDLSVNLPRESVSVPVVRRLAAQALRAFGVLDDQISDVELAITEACANVIHHATDTDTYEVQVALAADRCAITVLDHGGGYDGAAVERGEDDETGRGLQLMRALVDRLAFRHEPQEGTVVHMVKNLDYDDDHPLWQRLRADS, via the coding sequence ATGGCATCCCTGAACGACCCGGACTCCACGCCTTCGGAGCCGGCACCCGCGCAGGTGACGGCCGGGGGCTCTCCCCCCGACAACGCCCCGCGGCTGGACCTGTCGGTGAACCTGCCCCGCGAGAGCGTGAGCGTGCCCGTGGTGCGGCGGCTCGCCGCCCAGGCCCTGCGGGCCTTCGGGGTGCTCGACGACCAGATCAGCGACGTGGAGCTGGCGATCACCGAGGCCTGCGCCAACGTGATCCACCACGCGACCGACACCGACACCTACGAGGTGCAGGTCGCGCTGGCGGCCGACCGGTGTGCGATCACGGTGCTCGACCACGGCGGGGGCTACGACGGCGCGGCGGTCGAGCGCGGCGAGGACGACGAGACCGGGCGGGGACTGCAGCTGATGCGGGCCCTGGTCGACCGGCTGGCGTTCCGTCACGAGCCCCAGGAGGGGACCGTGGTGCACATGGTCAAGAACCTGGACTACGACGACGACCACCCGCTCTGGCAGCGGCTGCGCGCGGACTCCTAG
- a CDS encoding GNAT family N-acetyltransferase, whose translation MTDDRQETPLVLRTGGADPELDRQLSAGLDAHNFAATGRDDLRELTVKVEDSDGQLVAGLSGWTWATCAGIGMVWVREDSRRDGWGGRLLATAEEEARARGCTQVVVSSFTFQAPGFYERHGYAEFARTEGVPVAGQADVHLRKDLAG comes from the coding sequence GTGACCGACGACCGCCAAGAGACTCCCCTCGTCCTCCGCACCGGTGGCGCCGACCCCGAGCTCGACCGGCAGCTGTCCGCCGGCTTGGACGCCCACAACTTCGCCGCCACCGGACGCGACGACCTGCGCGAGCTGACCGTGAAGGTCGAGGACTCCGACGGCCAGCTGGTCGCCGGGCTCAGCGGCTGGACCTGGGCGACGTGCGCCGGCATCGGCATGGTCTGGGTGCGCGAGGACAGCCGCCGCGACGGTTGGGGCGGGCGGCTGCTGGCCACCGCCGAGGAGGAGGCCCGCGCCCGCGGCTGCACGCAGGTCGTGGTGTCCTCGTTCACCTTCCAGGCGCCGGGGTTCTACGAGCGGCACGGGTACGCCGAGTTCGCGCGCACCGAGGGCGTCCCGGTCGCGGGCCAGGCCGACGTACACCTCCGCAAGGACCTCGCCGGCTGA
- a CDS encoding bifunctional [glutamine synthetase] adenylyltransferase/[glutamine synthetase]-adenylyl-L-tyrosine phosphorylase, producing MSRPTTTTKGSLLRLGFRDPEASLAALGGLGSAAEPLLALLARSADPDLAVATLRRLSERLDDAEAMLAEVADDEGTAMRLLSVLGASEALGDHLVRHPEQWRELTDPLLGATRPPAYALRADLLRAVGADPGDPRPVATLPDTEAVDTLRVEYRRALLRLAARDLAHDLGVDDTAAELSDLAAGTLEAALAIARARVGEDAGLARLAVVAMGKCGGHELNYVSDVDVIFVFEPAEGCDENAAARVASQLAGHLMRICSEHTGEGTIWPVDAALRPEGKAGPLVRTLASHRGYYERWAKTWEFQALLKARPVAGDPALGSDYLEIVTPLVWTAAEREGFVADTQAMRRRVIENIPPREADRQLKLGAGGLRDVEFAVQLLQLVHGRADERIRPPTTLSALAELTHGGYVGREDGEALHEAYVFLRTLEHRLQLYGLRRTHVVPEDEDSLRRLGRSMGMAREPAASLEKTWQHHRREVRRLHEKLFYRPLLAAVARIPGTEARLSLEAAGERLAALGYLDPKAALRHLEALTSGVTRSANIQRTLLPAMLEWFADAPDPDAGLFGFRRISESLGDSPWYLKTLRDEGQVAERLARMLATSRYASGLLEREPQGVRMLGEDLQPLSAEALTEEMLASGRRQVDHEKATRAVRAIRRRELLRIAAGDLLGLVDVAEVGAGLSRLTDATLEATLEIAGRAVREQRGIDDAPTRMAVVAMGRYGGFELSYGSDADVLFVHDPEPGADPQQASSYAQGVANELRRLLSLPGPDPALEVDADLRPEGKQGPLVRTLDSYAAYYGKWSKVWEAQALLRADAVVGDPELRRRFVELVDPLRFPAEGISEDDVLEIRRIKARVDQERLPRGADPQTHLKLGRGGLADIEWTIQLLQMRYAGQVPGLRTSRTLEALTAAREVGLLEAEDADELVHAWRTVSRVRNAVTLVRGKPGDHLPRDPREKAAVASVLGYPLGASDSMVNDYLRVTRRARAVVDKVFWG from the coding sequence GTGAGCCGGCCGACCACCACCACCAAGGGGTCCCTGCTGCGGCTGGGGTTCCGCGATCCCGAGGCGTCGCTGGCGGCCCTGGGAGGGCTGGGGTCGGCCGCGGAGCCGCTGCTGGCGCTGCTGGCCCGCAGCGCGGACCCCGACCTGGCGGTGGCGACGCTGCGCCGGCTGTCCGAGCGGCTCGACGACGCGGAGGCGATGCTGGCCGAGGTCGCCGACGACGAGGGCACCGCGATGCGGCTGCTGTCGGTGCTCGGCGCCAGCGAGGCGCTCGGCGACCACCTGGTCCGGCACCCCGAGCAGTGGCGGGAGCTCACCGACCCGCTGCTAGGGGCCACCCGGCCCCCGGCGTACGCCCTGCGCGCCGACCTGCTGCGCGCCGTCGGCGCGGACCCCGGGGACCCGAGGCCGGTCGCGACGCTGCCGGACACCGAGGCCGTGGACACGCTGCGCGTGGAGTACCGTCGCGCGCTGCTCCGGCTGGCCGCCCGCGACCTGGCCCACGACCTCGGGGTCGACGACACCGCCGCCGAGCTCTCCGACCTCGCCGCCGGGACCCTGGAGGCGGCGCTGGCGATCGCCCGGGCCCGGGTGGGCGAGGACGCCGGCCTGGCCCGGCTCGCGGTGGTCGCGATGGGCAAGTGCGGCGGGCACGAGCTGAACTACGTCTCCGACGTCGACGTCATCTTCGTCTTCGAGCCCGCGGAGGGCTGTGACGAGAACGCCGCGGCTCGGGTCGCGAGCCAGCTGGCCGGCCACCTGATGCGGATCTGCTCCGAGCACACCGGCGAGGGCACCATCTGGCCGGTCGATGCGGCGCTGCGCCCGGAGGGCAAGGCCGGGCCCCTGGTCCGGACGCTGGCCAGCCACCGCGGCTACTACGAGCGCTGGGCGAAGACCTGGGAGTTCCAGGCGCTGCTCAAGGCCCGGCCGGTGGCCGGCGACCCGGCGCTCGGGAGCGACTACCTCGAGATCGTCACGCCGCTGGTGTGGACCGCCGCCGAGCGGGAGGGGTTCGTGGCCGACACCCAGGCGATGCGGCGCCGGGTCATCGAGAACATCCCGCCTCGGGAGGCCGACCGGCAGCTCAAGCTCGGCGCCGGCGGGCTGCGCGACGTGGAGTTCGCCGTCCAGCTGCTGCAGCTCGTGCACGGTCGCGCCGACGAGCGGATCCGGCCGCCCACCACGCTCAGCGCGCTGGCCGAGCTGACCCACGGAGGGTACGTCGGCCGCGAGGACGGGGAGGCCCTGCACGAGGCCTACGTCTTCCTGCGCACCCTCGAGCACCGCCTGCAGCTCTACGGCCTGCGCCGCACCCACGTGGTGCCCGAGGACGAGGACTCCCTGCGGCGGCTGGGCCGGAGCATGGGGATGGCCCGGGAGCCGGCCGCCTCGCTGGAGAAGACCTGGCAGCACCACCGGCGCGAGGTCCGCCGGCTCCACGAGAAGCTCTTCTACCGACCGCTGCTGGCGGCGGTCGCCAGGATCCCCGGCACCGAGGCGCGGCTCTCGCTGGAGGCCGCCGGCGAGCGGCTGGCGGCGCTGGGCTACCTCGACCCGAAGGCCGCGCTGCGCCACCTCGAGGCGCTCACCAGCGGGGTCACCCGCAGCGCGAACATCCAGCGCACGCTGCTGCCCGCGATGCTCGAGTGGTTCGCCGACGCGCCCGATCCGGACGCGGGGCTGTTCGGCTTCCGCCGGATCAGCGAGTCGCTGGGCGACTCGCCGTGGTACCTCAAGACGCTGCGCGACGAGGGCCAGGTGGCCGAGCGGCTCGCGCGGATGCTCGCCACCTCCCGCTACGCTTCCGGCCTGCTCGAGCGCGAGCCGCAGGGGGTGCGGATGCTGGGGGAGGACCTCCAGCCGCTCTCGGCCGAGGCGCTCACCGAGGAGATGCTCGCCTCCGGGCGCCGGCAGGTGGACCACGAGAAGGCGACCCGGGCGGTCCGGGCGATCCGCCGTCGCGAGCTGCTCCGGATCGCCGCCGGCGACCTGCTGGGGCTCGTCGACGTCGCCGAGGTCGGCGCCGGGCTGTCCCGGCTCACCGACGCCACGCTCGAGGCCACGCTGGAGATCGCCGGCCGGGCGGTCCGCGAGCAGCGCGGCATCGACGATGCGCCCACCCGGATGGCGGTGGTCGCTATGGGCAGGTACGGCGGGTTCGAGCTCTCCTACGGCTCGGACGCGGACGTGCTGTTCGTGCACGACCCGGAGCCGGGCGCCGACCCGCAGCAGGCCTCGTCGTACGCCCAGGGGGTGGCGAACGAGCTGCGCCGGCTGCTCTCGCTGCCCGGCCCCGACCCCGCGCTGGAGGTCGACGCCGACCTGCGGCCCGAGGGCAAGCAGGGGCCGCTGGTGCGGACCCTGGACTCCTACGCCGCCTACTACGGCAAGTGGTCGAAGGTGTGGGAGGCCCAGGCCCTGCTGCGCGCCGACGCGGTCGTCGGCGATCCCGAGCTGCGGCGGCGGTTCGTCGAGCTGGTCGACCCGTTGCGGTTCCCGGCGGAGGGGATCTCCGAGGACGACGTGCTGGAGATCCGCCGGATCAAGGCCCGGGTCGACCAGGAGCGGCTCCCGCGCGGCGCGGACCCGCAGACCCACCTCAAGCTCGGTCGCGGCGGCCTGGCCGACATCGAGTGGACGATCCAGCTGCTGCAGATGAGGTACGCCGGCCAGGTGCCCGGGCTGCGCACCTCGCGGACCCTGGAGGCGCTCACCGCCGCCCGCGAGGTCGGCCTGCTCGAGGCCGAGGACGCCGACGAGCTCGTGCACGCCTGGCGCACGGTCAGCCGGGTGCGCAACGCGGTCACCCTGGTGCGCGGCAAGCCGGGGGACCACCTGCCCCGCGACCCGCGCGAGAAGGCCGCCGTCGCCAGCGTCCTCGGCTACCCGCTCGGGGCCTCGGACAGCATGGTCAACGACTACCTGCGCGTCACCCGGCGGGCCCGCGCCGTGGTCGACAAGGTGTTCTGGGGCTGA
- a CDS encoding glutamine amidotransferase-related protein — protein sequence MSEATVLVVQHEDMCPPALIGRWLVDAGCTVEVCRPYAGDELPDPAAYDGLVVLGGSMGANDDAEHRWLGPVKDRVRAAATAEVPTLGVCLGHQLAAVALGGTVGVNPRGQQLGLLDVGWHERAADDPLFAPVATPRRGVHWNNDVVLTPPPGAVVLARSGGDVQVARHAATVWGVQLHPEADLEVVRPWAASDEGSHRARGIDQEALLRDIDVARTELDEAWRPLAASFAALARARARASVPATDR from the coding sequence GTGAGCGAAGCGACCGTGCTCGTGGTCCAGCACGAGGACATGTGCCCGCCGGCCCTGATCGGGCGCTGGCTGGTCGACGCCGGCTGCACCGTCGAGGTGTGCCGGCCCTACGCCGGCGACGAGCTGCCCGACCCGGCGGCGTACGACGGGCTGGTGGTGCTGGGCGGCTCGATGGGCGCGAACGACGACGCGGAGCACCGCTGGCTCGGCCCGGTCAAGGACCGGGTCCGGGCCGCCGCCACCGCCGAGGTGCCGACCCTGGGCGTCTGCCTGGGCCACCAGCTCGCGGCCGTGGCGCTGGGCGGCACCGTCGGGGTCAACCCCCGCGGCCAGCAGCTCGGCCTGCTCGACGTCGGCTGGCACGAGCGCGCGGCCGATGACCCGCTCTTCGCCCCGGTGGCCACCCCGCGCCGCGGCGTGCACTGGAACAACGACGTGGTCCTCACGCCCCCGCCGGGCGCGGTGGTGCTGGCCCGCTCCGGGGGTGACGTGCAGGTCGCCCGGCACGCGGCGACCGTCTGGGGCGTGCAGCTGCACCCCGAGGCCGACCTGGAGGTGGTGCGGCCCTGGGCGGCCTCCGACGAGGGCTCGCACCGGGCCCGGGGCATCGACCAGGAGGCGCTGCTGCGCGACATCGACGTCGCGCGCACCGAGCTCGACGAGGCGTGGCGGCCGTTGGCGGCCTCGTTCGCCGCGCTCGCCCGGGCCCGGGCCCGGGCCTCGGTGCCGGCCACGGACCGCTGA
- a CDS encoding glutamine synthetase family protein yields the protein MGKQEDFVLRALEERDVRFVRLWFTDVLGFLKSVAVAPAELEGAFAEGIGFDGSAIEGFARVYEADMLAKPDPSTFQILPWRGEGPSTARMFCDIVMPDDSPSYADPRYVLKRTLSRAAEQGFTFYTHPEIEFYLFKNTPAAGDEPVPVDRSGYFDHTAQSMGADFRREAITMLESMGISVEFSHHEAGPGQQEIDLRYADALSTADNIMTFRTVIREVALSQGIWATFMPKPFTTHPGSGMHTHVSLFEGDTNAFFEAGAEYQLSKVGRQFIAGVLRHASEISCVTNQWVNSYKRMMFGGEAPSYICWGHNNRSAMVRVPMYKPNKGQSTRIELRTIDAACNPYLAFAVVLAAGMKGIEQGYELPREAEDDVWSLSERERKALGIDPLPRNLHDAIGIAEESELLAETLGEHVFDFFLRNKRQEWEEYRGQVSAFERDRMLPVL from the coding sequence ATGGGCAAGCAGGAAGACTTCGTTCTCCGCGCTCTCGAGGAGCGTGACGTCCGGTTCGTCCGGCTCTGGTTCACCGACGTGCTCGGGTTCTTGAAGTCGGTGGCGGTGGCGCCGGCCGAGCTCGAGGGCGCGTTCGCCGAGGGGATCGGGTTCGACGGCTCGGCGATCGAGGGGTTCGCCCGGGTCTACGAGGCCGACATGCTCGCCAAGCCCGATCCGTCGACGTTCCAGATCCTGCCGTGGCGGGGCGAGGGGCCCTCGACCGCGCGGATGTTCTGCGACATCGTCATGCCCGACGACTCCCCGTCGTACGCCGACCCGCGCTACGTGCTCAAGCGGACGCTCAGCCGCGCCGCGGAGCAGGGGTTCACGTTCTACACGCACCCCGAGATCGAGTTCTACCTGTTCAAGAACACCCCGGCGGCCGGCGACGAGCCGGTGCCGGTGGACCGCAGCGGCTACTTCGACCACACCGCCCAGTCGATGGGCGCGGACTTCCGCCGCGAGGCGATCACGATGCTGGAGTCGATGGGGATCTCGGTGGAGTTCAGCCACCACGAGGCCGGGCCCGGCCAGCAGGAGATCGACCTGCGGTACGCCGACGCGCTGTCGACCGCCGACAACATCATGACGTTCCGGACCGTGATCCGGGAGGTGGCGCTCAGCCAGGGCATCTGGGCGACGTTCATGCCGAAGCCGTTCACCACCCACCCCGGCTCGGGCATGCACACCCACGTGTCGCTGTTCGAGGGCGACACCAACGCGTTCTTCGAGGCCGGCGCGGAGTACCAGCTGTCCAAGGTGGGCCGGCAGTTCATCGCCGGGGTGCTGCGGCACGCCAGCGAGATCAGCTGCGTCACCAACCAGTGGGTCAACAGCTACAAGCGGATGATGTTCGGCGGCGAGGCCCCGTCGTACATCTGCTGGGGCCACAACAACCGCTCCGCGATGGTGCGGGTGCCGATGTACAAGCCCAACAAGGGCCAGTCCACCCGCATCGAGCTACGCACGATCGACGCCGCCTGCAACCCCTACCTCGCCTTCGCCGTGGTGCTCGCGGCCGGGATGAAGGGGATCGAGCAGGGCTACGAGCTGCCGCGGGAGGCCGAGGACGACGTCTGGTCCCTCTCCGAGCGCGAGCGCAAGGCGCTCGGCATCGACCCGCTGCCGCGCAACCTGCACGACGCGATCGGCATCGCCGAGGAGTCCGAGCTGCTGGCCGAGACGCTGGGCGAGCACGTCTTCGACTTCTTCCTGCGCAACAAGCGCCAGGAGTGGGAGGAGTATCGCGGCCAGGTCTCGGCCTTCGAGCGCGACCGCATGCTCCCCGTCCTGTGA
- a CDS encoding NAD(+) synthase translates to MDFFSAYAHGFARVAACTAPTALADPAANARTVIEEVRRCSEDGVAVAVFPELNLVGYSVEDLHLQDVVLDGVQAAIAEIARATTDLLPIVVVGAPLVHGNRVLNCAVVVHRGRVLGVSPKSYLPTYREFYERRWFAPGDDRRGATVRVGDQEVPLGPDLIFAATDVPGLRLHVEVCEDMWVPIPPSAEAALAGATVLANISGSPITVARAEDRRLLVRSASSRCSAAYLYAAGGQGESTTDLSWDGQTMVYECGQLLAECDRFPEGPRRAVADVDLDRIRQERLRQGTFDDNRRTHDQRVAEFRTIELELRPPAGDLGLRRKVDRFPFVPDDADRLAQDCYEAYNIQVSGLEQRLRAMSGPSWQPKVVIGVSGGLDSTHALIVAAKAMDRLERPRSEILGITMPGFATGETTKSYAYRLGKSLGITFEELDITGAARQMLADLDHPFSRGEEVYDVTFENVQAGLRTDYLFRLANHRGGIVLGTGDLSELALGWCTYGVGDQMSHYNVNAGVPKTLIQHLIRWVAETGQFDDETSEVLTEIVEQEITPELVPQKDSDKPQSTEESVGPYALQDLTLYYVLRQGFRPSKIAFLAWHAWHDADAGEWPPNFPHDRRVAYDLATIRRWLLVFVRRFFASQFKRSALPNGPKVSAGGTMSPRGDWRMPSDAAADAWVAEIEELVPAGD, encoded by the coding sequence GTGGACTTCTTCTCCGCCTACGCCCACGGGTTCGCCCGCGTCGCGGCCTGCACGGCGCCGACCGCGCTCGCCGATCCCGCCGCCAACGCGCGCACGGTGATCGAGGAGGTGCGCCGCTGCTCCGAGGACGGCGTCGCGGTGGCGGTCTTCCCCGAGCTGAACCTGGTGGGCTACTCGGTCGAGGACCTGCACCTGCAGGACGTCGTGCTCGACGGCGTCCAGGCGGCGATCGCGGAGATCGCCCGGGCCACGACCGACCTGCTGCCGATCGTGGTCGTCGGCGCCCCGCTGGTGCACGGCAACCGGGTGCTGAACTGCGCGGTCGTCGTCCACCGGGGCCGGGTGCTCGGGGTCTCTCCGAAGTCCTACCTGCCGACCTACCGCGAGTTCTACGAGCGGCGGTGGTTCGCGCCGGGTGACGACCGGCGCGGGGCGACCGTCCGGGTCGGCGACCAGGAGGTGCCGCTCGGCCCGGACCTGATCTTCGCGGCCACCGACGTCCCCGGCCTGCGGCTGCACGTCGAGGTCTGCGAGGACATGTGGGTGCCGATCCCGCCCAGCGCCGAGGCCGCGCTGGCCGGGGCGACGGTGCTGGCGAACATCTCCGGCTCCCCGATCACCGTGGCCCGGGCCGAGGACCGGCGGCTGCTGGTCCGCAGCGCGAGCTCGCGCTGCAGCGCGGCGTACCTCTATGCCGCCGGTGGCCAGGGAGAGTCGACCACCGACCTGTCCTGGGACGGGCAGACGATGGTCTACGAGTGCGGCCAGCTGCTGGCCGAGTGCGACCGCTTCCCCGAGGGGCCGCGCCGCGCGGTCGCCGACGTGGACCTCGACCGGATCCGCCAGGAGCGGCTGCGGCAGGGCACCTTCGACGACAACCGGCGCACCCACGACCAGCGGGTGGCGGAGTTCCGCACGATCGAGCTCGAGCTGCGTCCCCCGGCCGGCGACCTGGGGCTGCGGCGCAAGGTGGACCGGTTCCCGTTCGTGCCCGACGACGCCGACCGGCTCGCCCAGGACTGCTACGAGGCCTACAACATCCAGGTCTCCGGGCTCGAGCAGCGGCTGCGCGCCATGAGCGGTCCGTCCTGGCAGCCCAAGGTGGTCATCGGTGTCAGCGGCGGCCTGGACTCCACCCATGCGCTGATCGTCGCGGCCAAGGCGATGGACCGCCTCGAGCGGCCGCGCAGCGAGATCCTCGGCATCACCATGCCCGGCTTCGCCACCGGGGAGACTACGAAGTCCTATGCCTACCGGCTCGGCAAGTCCCTCGGCATCACCTTCGAGGAGCTCGACATCACCGGCGCCGCCCGCCAGATGCTCGCCGACCTCGACCACCCGTTCAGCCGGGGCGAGGAGGTCTACGACGTCACCTTCGAGAACGTCCAGGCCGGGCTGCGCACCGACTACCTCTTCCGGCTGGCCAACCACCGCGGCGGCATCGTGCTCGGCACCGGCGACCTCTCCGAGCTCGCGCTGGGCTGGTGCACGTACGGCGTCGGCGACCAGATGTCGCACTACAACGTCAACGCCGGCGTCCCCAAGACGCTCATCCAGCACCTGATCCGGTGGGTGGCCGAGACCGGCCAGTTCGACGACGAGACCAGCGAGGTCCTGACCGAGATCGTCGAGCAGGAGATCACGCCCGAGCTGGTGCCGCAGAAGGACAGCGACAAGCCGCAGTCGACCGAGGAGTCGGTGGGGCCGTACGCGCTGCAGGACCTCACGCTCTACTACGTGCTGCGCCAGGGGTTCCGGCCCAGCAAGATCGCCTTCCTGGCCTGGCACGCCTGGCACGACGCCGACGCGGGGGAGTGGCCGCCGAACTTCCCTCACGACCGCCGGGTCGCCTACGACCTCGCGACGATCCGCCGGTGGCTGCTGGTCTTCGTCCGCCGGTTCTTCGCCAGCCAGTTCAAGCGCTCCGCGCTGCCGAACGGGCCCAAGGTCAGCGCCGGCGGCACGATGTCGCCCCGCGGTGACTGGCGGATGCCCTCCGACGCCGCGGCCGATGCGTGGGTCGCCGAGATCGAGGAGCTCGTCCCGGCCGGCGACTGA
- a CDS encoding methyltransferase domain-containing protein — protein sequence MGFEKVSGAAYGRFMGRFAERLAPKFADLAGVRAGQRALDVGCGPGALTAVLVERLGADAVRAIDPSPPFVAALRQRLPGVEVRQGRAEQLPYDDAGPDTGFDAALAQLVVHFMTDPVAGLGEMRRVTRPGGVVAACVWDHGSGRGPLTPFWGVVTELWPTAGGQDFDAGAREGQLIRLAQQAGLREVEQSELTVSVPYDSFEDWWTPFTAGVGPAGEWLAGLEPDRREQLRRACAERLPQGPFEVTATAWAVTGRV from the coding sequence GTGGGGTTCGAGAAGGTCAGCGGCGCCGCGTACGGCCGCTTCATGGGCCGGTTCGCCGAGCGGCTGGCGCCGAAGTTCGCGGATCTCGCCGGCGTACGGGCCGGTCAGCGGGCGCTCGACGTGGGCTGCGGACCGGGCGCGCTGACCGCGGTGCTCGTCGAACGGCTCGGCGCCGACGCGGTGCGAGCGATCGATCCGTCACCGCCCTTCGTCGCGGCCCTCCGGCAGCGGCTGCCGGGCGTCGAGGTCCGCCAGGGCCGGGCCGAGCAGCTGCCCTACGACGACGCCGGACCGGACACCGGGTTCGACGCGGCACTGGCCCAGCTGGTGGTGCACTTCATGACCGACCCGGTCGCCGGGCTGGGGGAGATGCGCCGGGTCACCCGGCCCGGTGGCGTGGTCGCCGCGTGCGTGTGGGACCACGGCAGCGGCCGGGGGCCGCTGACCCCGTTCTGGGGCGTCGTGACCGAGCTGTGGCCGACCGCGGGCGGCCAGGACTTCGACGCCGGGGCCCGCGAGGGCCAGCTGATCCGGCTGGCGCAGCAGGCCGGGCTGCGCGAGGTCGAGCAGTCCGAGCTGACCGTGAGCGTGCCCTACGACTCGTTCGAGGACTGGTGGACGCCGTTCACCGCGGGGGTCGGGCCGGCCGGTGAGTGGCTGGCCGGCCTCGAGCCCGATCGACGCGAGCAGCTTCGTCGCGCCTGTGCCGAGCGGCTTCCGCAGGGGCCGTTCGAGGTCACCGCGACCGCGTGGGCGGTGACCGGCCGGGTCTGA